A genomic stretch from Channa argus isolate prfri chromosome 24, Channa argus male v1.0, whole genome shotgun sequence includes:
- the si:dkey-71d15.2 gene encoding SH3 domain-containing kinase-binding protein 1 translates to MGNYSSALNPDTEEFVSIVSVTEKLNEQAAHGADERLQSELQTLVTLMEEGKENQSKELDSLLFQNNSQETNQNGSALSPAEAINVPPQSFSLLSKVLSSVLHPTMHPGLNSDPEPIRNPAKPTSLEHLQTELRHLRNQIEQMNIQHNKEIKQLMNELDEEKKIRLTLQMEIQRMKKHIHKCS, encoded by the exons ATGGGCAACTATAGCTCAGCCCTTAATCCTG ACACTGAAGAGTTTGTTTCAATTGTGTCAGTCACGGAGAAGCTGAATGAGCAGGCAGCTCATGGTGCAGATGAGAGGTTACAATCAGAGCTTCAGACTCT GGTAACGCTAATGGAGGAAGGTAAAGAAAACCAGAGTAAAGAGCTGGATTCTTTACTATTTCAAAACAACTCCCAGGAAACAAATCAGAATGGGTCAGCCTTGTCT CCGGCAGAAGCCATAAATGTGCCCCCACAGTCCTTCTCTCTGTTATCAAAAGTTTTGTCTTCTGTACTTCACCCAACAATGCACCCAGGCCTTAACTCTGACCCTGAACCAATCAGAAATCCAGCAAAACCCACATCACTGGAACATCTGCAGACTGAGCTGAGACACCTGAGGAACCAAATTGAACAGATGAACATTCAACACAA caaagaaattaaacaacTGATGAATGAGCtagatgaagagaaaaagattCGCTTGACTTTACAg atggAGATTCAACGTATGAAGAAGCACATACATAAATGCTCATGA